The proteins below come from a single Gossypium raimondii isolate GPD5lz chromosome 2, ASM2569854v1, whole genome shotgun sequence genomic window:
- the LOC105789342 gene encoding AP-2 complex subunit mu isoform X2: protein MPVAASAIYFLNLRGDVLINRLYRDDVGGNMVDAFRMHIMQTKELGTCPVRQIGGCSFFYMRISNVYIVIVVSSNANVACAFKFVVEAVSMFKSYFGGAFDEDAIRNNFVLIYELLDEIMDFGYPQNLSPEILKLYITQEGVRSPFSSKASDKPIPNATLQVTGAVGWRREGLVYKKNEVFLDIVESVNLLMSSKGSVLRCDVTGKILMKCFLSGMPDLKLGLNDKIGLEKESQMKSRPAKSGKTIELDDVTFHQCVNLTRFNSEKTVSFVPPDGEYELMKYRITEGVNLPFRVLPTIKELGRTRMEVNVKVKSVFGAKMFALGVVVKIPVPKQTAKTSFQVTSGRAKYNAAIDCLVWNG from the exons ATGCCGGTGGCCGCTTCCGCCATCTACTTCTTGAATCTCCGCGGTGATGTCCTCATTAATCGTCTCTATCGTGACGATGTCGG AGGAAATATGGTTGATGCTTTTCGGATGCATATTATGCAAACGAAAGAACTCGGTACATGTCCTGTGCGACAGATTGGAGGTTGCTCGTTCTTTTACATGAGAATCAGCAATGTATACATCGTAATTGTTGTTAGCAGCAATGCTAATGTGGCTTGTGCTTTCAAATTTGTTGTTGAG GCTGTTTCTATGTTCAAATCATATTTCGGTGGTGCCTTTGATGAAGATGCTATTCGTAATAATTTCGTTCTGATTTATGAATTGTTGGATG AAATTATGGACTTTGGCTACCCTCAAAATCTTTCTCCTGAAATTTTAAAGCTTTACATTACTCAAGAAGGAGTGCGGTCCCCCTTTTCATCCAAG GCTTCAGATAAGCCTATCCCAAATGCAACATTACAAGTTACAGGAGCTGTTGGCTGGCGAAGAGAGGGACTTGTTTATAAAAAGAATGAG GTGTTTCTAGACATTGTGGAAAGTGTAAACCTACTTATGTCTTCAAAAG GCAGTGTTCTCCGTTGTGATGTTACTGGCAAGATTCTTATGAAGTGCTTCCTCTCTGGAATGCCTGATCTGAAATTGGGCTTGAATGATAAAATTGGGCTTGAGAAAGAATCACAAATGAAATCCCGTCCTGCTAAAAG TGGCAAGACTATTGAGCTGGATGATGTTACTTTCCATCAATGTGTAAATCTTACAAGATTCAACTCTGAAAAGACTGTTAGTTTTGTGCCACCAGATGGTGAATATGAATTAATGAA GTACCGTATCACTGAGGGAGTTAATCTTCCTTTTCGGGTATTACCAACAATCAAGGAACTTGGTCGAACACGGATGGAAGTAAATGTTAAG GTTAAAAGTGTCTTTGGAGCAAAAATGTTTGCTCTTGGAGTTGTTGTCAAAATTCCTGTCCCTAAACAAACAGCAAAGACAAGTTTCCAAGTAACATCAGGTCGAGCAAAGTACAATGCGGCTATTGATTGCTTGGTATGGAA TGGATGA
- the LOC105789342 gene encoding AP-2 complex subunit mu isoform X1, which yields MPVAASAIYFLNLRGDVLINRLYRDDVGGNMVDAFRMHIMQTKELGTCPVRQIGGCSFFYMRISNVYIVIVVSSNANVACAFKFVVEAVSMFKSYFGGAFDEDAIRNNFVLIYELLDEIMDFGYPQNLSPEILKLYITQEGVRSPFSSKASDKPIPNATLQVTGAVGWRREGLVYKKNEVFLDIVESVNLLMSSKGSVLRCDVTGKILMKCFLSGMPDLKLGLNDKIGLEKESQMKSRPAKSGKTIELDDVTFHQCVNLTRFNSEKTVSFVPPDGEYELMKYRITEGVNLPFRVLPTIKELGRTRMEVNVKVKSVFGAKMFALGVVVKIPVPKQTAKTSFQVTSGRAKYNAAIDCLVWKIRKFPGQTEPTLSAEVELISTMAEKKSWTKPPIQMEFQVPMFTASGLRVRFLKVWEKSGYNTVEWVRYITKAGSYEIRC from the exons ATGCCGGTGGCCGCTTCCGCCATCTACTTCTTGAATCTCCGCGGTGATGTCCTCATTAATCGTCTCTATCGTGACGATGTCGG AGGAAATATGGTTGATGCTTTTCGGATGCATATTATGCAAACGAAAGAACTCGGTACATGTCCTGTGCGACAGATTGGAGGTTGCTCGTTCTTTTACATGAGAATCAGCAATGTATACATCGTAATTGTTGTTAGCAGCAATGCTAATGTGGCTTGTGCTTTCAAATTTGTTGTTGAG GCTGTTTCTATGTTCAAATCATATTTCGGTGGTGCCTTTGATGAAGATGCTATTCGTAATAATTTCGTTCTGATTTATGAATTGTTGGATG AAATTATGGACTTTGGCTACCCTCAAAATCTTTCTCCTGAAATTTTAAAGCTTTACATTACTCAAGAAGGAGTGCGGTCCCCCTTTTCATCCAAG GCTTCAGATAAGCCTATCCCAAATGCAACATTACAAGTTACAGGAGCTGTTGGCTGGCGAAGAGAGGGACTTGTTTATAAAAAGAATGAG GTGTTTCTAGACATTGTGGAAAGTGTAAACCTACTTATGTCTTCAAAAG GCAGTGTTCTCCGTTGTGATGTTACTGGCAAGATTCTTATGAAGTGCTTCCTCTCTGGAATGCCTGATCTGAAATTGGGCTTGAATGATAAAATTGGGCTTGAGAAAGAATCACAAATGAAATCCCGTCCTGCTAAAAG TGGCAAGACTATTGAGCTGGATGATGTTACTTTCCATCAATGTGTAAATCTTACAAGATTCAACTCTGAAAAGACTGTTAGTTTTGTGCCACCAGATGGTGAATATGAATTAATGAA GTACCGTATCACTGAGGGAGTTAATCTTCCTTTTCGGGTATTACCAACAATCAAGGAACTTGGTCGAACACGGATGGAAGTAAATGTTAAG GTTAAAAGTGTCTTTGGAGCAAAAATGTTTGCTCTTGGAGTTGTTGTCAAAATTCCTGTCCCTAAACAAACAGCAAAGACAAGTTTCCAAGTAACATCAGGTCGAGCAAAGTACAATGCGGCTATTGATTGCTTGGTATGGAA GATAAGAAAATTCCCCGGACAAACAGAGCCAACCTTGAGTGCAGAAGTTGAGTTAATTTCCACCATGGCAGAAAAGAAGTCTTGGACAAAGCCACCAATTCAGATGGAATTTCAG GTTCCGATGTTTACAGCCTCTGGTTTACGGGTCCGGTTTCTTAAA GTGTGGGAGAAGAGTGGGTATAACACGGTCGAGTGGGTTCGCTATATTACCAAGGCTGGCTCATATGAGATCAGGTGCTAG